A window of the Trichoderma asperellum chromosome 4, complete sequence genome harbors these coding sequences:
- a CDS encoding uncharacterized protein (EggNog:ENOG41), translating to MANLFNATIFKFRNFFGSGRPERNGSPSSENQSADKLRQLSLNQQAAIPKDELLGYDSESYIPEDCSVEDADSPVLEDDSAEYDDYSVSTMLPSYVETAAAIENAVGHDVSHSGCYCDYYSLRLPNRNLLDQPDASYGINEDLYLSAELLSPLTLTPIHGNMCYHLSFNHLNSIRRRCLPGVTQALIPELCCHDRIVSQSNRYYDWISEIYFDKSTFLQRQQMRCCFNLYKYKSSCKSEYFIGCPHQSLTVSASKVMYDGDMYEVQILVTNDPPQCESHPRKMWRSSEGPFTQMVVCTICHSDAECTLEIEEDKYLTIRYTCYRDLGSGVYSREPKWLALLTGQGYPQRQEGDLSLYARVWKAALDLKRDRLYEVAHRTPNGLFNMGTEKFRNQIS from the coding sequence ATGGCTAACTTGTTTAATGCTACCATTTTCAAGTTCCGGAACTTCTTTGGAAGTGGCCGTCCCGAGCGCAATggttctccatcttctgagAACCAGTCTGCCGATAAACTAAGACAGCTGTCGCTGAATCAACAGGCTGCCATTCCAAAAGACGAACTTCTTGGATATGATAGTGAATCTTATATTCCAGAAGATTGCTCTGTTGAAGATGCCGATTCTCCCGTTCTGGAAGACGACAGTGCTGAATATGATGATTATTCAGTCAGCACCATGCTTCCCTCGTATGTCGAAACAGCTGCGGCGATAGAGAATGCTGTTGGTCATGACGTATCACACTCTGGCTGTTACTGCGACTATTATTCGTTACGGTTGCCCAATCGCAATCTTCTTGACCAACCAGACGCTTCTTACGGTATAAACGAAGATCTATATCTAAGTGCTGAACTGTTATCACCGCTTACACTTACGCCTATACATGGCAACATGTGCTATCATCTCTCCTTTAATCACCTAAATAGCATCCGTCGACGGTGTCTCCCAGGTGTTACTCAGGCTCTTATTCCAGAATTATGTTGCCACGATAGGATAGTTTCTCAATCAAATCGCTACTACGACTGGATAAGCGAAATATACTTTGATAAAAGCACCTTCTTGCAAAGACAACAGATGCGATGCTGTTTCAACCTCTACAAATACAAATCATCCTGCAAATCGGAGTATTTCATAGGTTGCCCGCATCAAAGCCTGACTGTCTCTGCATCAAAAGTCATGTATGACGGGGATATGTATGAGGTACAGATATTGGTGACCAACGACCCGCCCCAATGTGAATCTCACCCAAGGAAGATGTGGAGGAGTTCCGAAGGACCCTTCACTCAGATGGTCGTCTGCACAATATGCCATTCAGATGCGGAGTGCACTTTAGAGATAGAGGAGGATAAGTATCTTACGATACGGTATACTTGCTATCGGGATCTCGGCTCAGGAGTATATTCAAGAGAACCCAAATGGCTTGCTTTGCTTACCGGCCAGGGCTACCCTCAGCGACAGGAGGGTGATCTCAGTCTCTATGCACGCGTCTGGAAAGCGGCTTTAGACTTGAAGCGGGATCGTCTTTACGAAGTCGCCCACCGAACGCCGAATGGATTGTTTAATATGGGCACCGAAAAATTCAGAAATCAGATAAGCTGA
- a CDS encoding uncharacterized protein (BUSCO:EOG092D23EJ), which translates to MNSLVRSAANSEHALSRASTRFVPANGRCPAAYARLASQLAQKPARNVAGIERAALPTAVSTPLRSRFLPADLPIPSAASQSRFLHVSGRRLQEDKPKTEAKPAEAKPAEDAEQKAKPEEDPAKDSEEKAEGKEEGKAEGEGKEKKEDLPPPPPHGDKTPWQVFMETMNTELQKSQEWNESTKQIAASANQFTESESVRRAREAYEKSTSAISSTTTKAVKTTATAIGKGAAWTWDTSAMKGVRKAANVTGDALDKATKPIRDTEAYKNVKDVIDDGSSSRYGGWVEKEERRKRREQWEKTRGGGHEVLQEDPNAGTNVTLHKDAAWKEAWRDFRDSNKFVQGVFSMKGKYEESENPLISTARSITDTIGGFFAENETAMVIKKFRSMDPAFQTEPFLQELREYILPEVLDAYVKGDTETLKMWLSAAQFSVYEALTKQYLQAGMKSDGRILDIRNVDILRARMLDPGEIPVFIITCRTQEVHVYRNAKSNELAAGMEDKVQQVTYAIGITRVPEDVNNPETRGWRLIEMQKSGRDWV; encoded by the exons ATGAACTCTCTTGTCCGCAGCGCTGCCAATTCGGAACATGCTCTCTCCAGAGCATCTACTCGTTTTGTCCCCGCTAATGGCCGATGTCCCGCCGCATATGCTCGGCTAGCTTCTCAGCTTGCTCAAAAACCAGCTCGAAATGTTGCGGGCATTGAGCGCGCGGCGCTTCCTACTGCGGTTTCTACACCGCTGAGATCCAGGTTTCTTCCTGCCGATTTACCAATTCCTTCAGCGGCCTCACAATCTCGGTTCTTGCATGTAAGCGGCCGGAGACTGCAGGAGGATAAGCCGAAGACCGAGGCAAAACCCGCCGAAGCAAAGCCCGCCGAGGACGCTGAGCAAAAGGCCAAGCCTGAGGAAGACCCGGCCAAAGACTCAGAGGAGAAGGCCGAGGGCAAGGAGGAGGGCAAGGCTGAAGGCgaaggcaaagagaagaaggaagatctgccgccgcctccgcccCATGGCGACAAGACACCTTGGCAGGTGTTCATGGAGACCATGAACACTGAGCTTCAAAAGTCCCAAGAGTGGAATGAGTCGACCAAGCAGATTGCTGCGTCTGCCAACCAGTTTACCGAGAGCGAATCCGTTCGTCGAGCTCGAGAGGCTTACGAGAAGTCCACCAGCGCCATCTCATCAACAACCACCAAGGCGGTAAAAACCACAGCCACCGCTATTGGAAAGGGTGCAGCATGGACTTGGGACACCTCGGCCATGAAGGGTGTGCGCAAGGCCGCCAACGTTACGGGTGATGCGCTCGACAAGGCCACAAAGCCCATCCGAGACACCGAGGCCTACAAGAATGTCAAGGACGTCATTGATGATGGAAGTTCTTCAAGATATGGTGGGTGGGTCGAGAAAGAGGAGcgcaggaagagaagagagcagtGGGAGAAGACTCGTGGCGGTGGTCATGAAGTTCTTCAAGAAGACCCCAA TGCTGGTACCAATGTCACCCTGCACAAGGATGCAGCCTGGAAGGAGGCCTGGAGAGATTTCCGCGACAGCAACAAGTTTGTCCAGGGAGTTTTCAGCATGAAGGGCAAATACGAAGAGTCCGAAAACCCCCTCATCTCGACCGCTCGAAGCATCACCGACACTATTGGCGGATTCTTTGCCGAGAACGAGACCGCCATGGTGATCAAGAAGTTTCGCTCCATGGACCCGGCCTTCCAGACTGAGCCATTCCTGCAGGAGCTGCGCGAGTACATTCTCCCCGAGGTGCTGGACGCCTATGTCAAGGGAGACACAGAGACTCTGAAGATGTGGCTCTCGGCTGCGCAGTTTTCCGTCTACGAAGCACTTACCAAGCAATATCTCCAGGCGGGTATGAAGTCAGATGGCCGTATTCTTGACATCAGGAACGTCGACATCCTGAGAGCTCGTATGCTGGACCCTGGTGAGATCCCAGTCTTCATCATTACGTGCCGAACCCAAGAGGTCCACGTTTACCGCAATGCCAAGAGCAACGAGCTGGCTGCCGGTATGGAAGATAAGGTGCAGCAGGTAACATATGCTATTGGTATCACCAGAGTTCCGGAAGACGTAAACAACCCCGAGACTAGGGGCTGGCGTCTGATTGAGATGCAGAAGAGCGGAAGAGACTGGGTTTAG
- a CDS encoding mitochondrial 37S ribosomal protein uS11m: MGAWENSKGLFLDRSRADEHAGAEKTGADTMSQPLRSCFAARPLARISHNIVARNGVQSARFLSQTSARWEDSKDGKPDSPKTVPPKPRTESLLESIWGTSLGSSGRSTQPDSMASLSQSMVFQALNKSNIDTSVLSGAPSQATQKKEDELEPYHFHIYAHKHNTHITCTKPNREPIISMSCGNIGFRKSRRGTFDSAYSLTKYVLERLIHTGWPMKIQRLELVLRGFGQGREAAVKVLMSPEGKVLRDKIVRVADSTRIKFAGTRSEKPRRL, from the coding sequence ATGGGTGCGTGGGAAAATTCCAAGGGCCTCTTTTTGGATCGATCTCGAGCCGACGAGCACGCAGGAGCAGAGAAGACAGGCGCAGACACAATGAGCCAGCcattgagaagctgcttTGCGGCGCGACCGCTCGCCCGGATATCACACAACATTGTGGCCAGGAATGGCGTCCAGAGCGCCAGATTCCTGTCTCAGACAAGCGCACGATGGGAAGACTCCAAAGATGGGAAGCCAGACTCGCCCAAGACGGTGCCGCCGAAGCCTCGAACCGAATCGCTCCTCGAAAGCATCTGGGGAACGTCACTAGGATCGAGCGGTCGATCCACGCAGCCTGACTCCATGGCCAGCCTCTCCCAGAGCATGGTCTTCCAGGCTCTCAACAAGTCCAACATCGATACCAGCGTCCTGTCAGGCGCACCCTCACAGGCCAcccaaaagaaggaggatgagCTGGAGCCCTACCACTTCCATATCTACGCACACAAGCACAATACACACATCACTTGCACAAAGCCGAACCGGGagcccatcatctccatgtcGTGCGGCAACATTGGTTTCAGAAAATCACGGCGGGGCACTTTCGACTCAGCCTACTCTTTGACAAAATATGTTTTGGAGCGATTGATCCACACGGGGTGGCCCATGAAGATTCAGCGTCTCGAATTGGTTCTACGAGGATTCGGTCAGGGCAGAGAGGCTGCGGTCAAGGTTCTGATGAGCCCGGAGGGCAAGGTGCTGCGGGACAAGATTGTGCGGGTTGCGGATTCAACGAGAATCAAGTTTGCAGGAACGAGAAGCGAGAAGCCCAGGCGTTTGTAG
- a CDS encoding uncharacterized protein (EggNog:ENOG41~MEROPS:MER0324208), producing MPSQQHHHHQHHHSGQRASRHRSTLSLQKTEIKIHVYDLLPPGRVASVLWAVGASLLHSGVVINGREYAYGGHDKRGVTGVYWTKPRIEPPGGTFKCEILHGFTLATSEEIDAMLRQASEEFLGTSYNLLTKNCNHFTSYLCKKLTGDAGPAWLNRAASIGVALPCVVPRDWIEPPEYVSADGELMDDDDEHADEQSRMLGRQRPHLLSEHGDEWSSEDERRRGGSGKGKQILRDTSGRQLPAAERAIRA from the exons ATGCcttcgcagcagcatcaccaccaccagcatcaccactCGGGCCAGCGCGCCAGCAGACACAGATCGACGCTGTCGCTGCAAAAGACGGAAATCAAAATCCACGTCTACGATCTTCTCCCT CCCGGGAGAGTCGCCTCTGTTCTATGGGCAGTCGGGGCGTCTCTGCTTCACTCGGGTGTCGTCATCAACGGCCGGGAATACGCGTATGGTGGACACGATAAGCGCGGAGTCACCGGAGTGTACTGGACGAAACCTCGCATCGAGCCTCCCGGCGGCACCTTCAAGTGCGAGATTCTGCACGGCTTCACCCTGGCCACATCGGAAGAAATCGATGCCATGCTGCGACAGGCGTCAGAGGAATTCTTGGGCACCTCGTACAATCTCCTCACAAAGAATTGCAACCACTTCACGTCGTATCTCTGCAAGAAGCTGACGGGAGATGCCGGCCCGGCATGGCTGAATCGCGCGGCAAGCATTGGAGTTGCACTGCCGTGTGTGGTGCCGAGAGACTGGATCGAGCCCCCAGAATATGTCAGCGCCGATGGCGAACTCAtggacgatgacgacgaacaTGCGGACGAGCAGTCGCGCATGCTGGGGCGGCAGAGGCCGCATCTCCTCTCAGAACATGGCGACGAATGGAGCAGCGAAGATGAACGGCGCAGAGGTGGAAGTGGAAAGGGAAAGCAGATTCTCCGAGATACATCGGGCAGACAGCTCCCAGCTGCAGAGAGAGCTATCCGAGCGTGA
- the OLA1 gene encoding Obg-like ATPase (BUSCO:EOG092D27S3), which produces MPPKKAVVEEKIPLGRPGNNLKSGIVGLANVGKSTLFQAITKCNLGNPANFPYATIEPEEARVIVPDERFDWLVEKYKPKSVVPANLTVYDIAGLTRGSSTGAGLGNSFLSHIRAVDAIFQVVRCFDDAEIIHVEGDVNPTRDLDIISEELRLKDIEFVEKALENQKKKTRMGGQSLELKKAKIEQEMIEKVLAWLQDGKEVRKGNWSPKEIEVINPLFLLTAKPVVYLVNLSEKDYIRKKNKYLPKVAEWIKEHAEGDPIIPISVSFEERLTRYETEEEAKEEQKNVGAESALPKLIVQMRKALQLGSFFTTGADEVRQWTIRNGTKAPQAAGVIHTDFEKTFIQAIVYNFSVIKELGDEAEVKAKGKVMTKGKDYVVEDGDIMLIKAGAAKS; this is translated from the exons atgcCTCCCAAGAAGGCGGTTGTCGAGGAGAAGATTCCTCTGGGCAGGCCCGGCAACAACTTGAAGAGTGGCATT GTCGGTCTCGCCAACGTCGGCAAATCTACCCTCTTCCAGGCCATCACAAAGTGCAATCTTGGCAACCCAGCT AACTTTCCCTACGCCACAATTGAGCCCGAAGAAGCTCGCGTTATTGTGCCCGATGAGCGATTCGACTGGCTCGTTGAGAAATACAAGCCCAAGTCTGTCGTACCCGCCAACTTGACCGTCTACGATATTGCCGGTCTGACTCGCGGTTCTTCCACCGGAGCTGGTCTCGGAAACTCTTTCCTTTCCCACATCCGTGCTGTCGATGCCATCTTCCAAGTTGTGCGATGCTTCGACGACGCTGAGATTATCCACGTCGAGGGTGACGTCAACCCTACCCGTGATTTGGACATCATCAGCGAGGAGCTGAGACTCAAGGATATTGAGTTTGTGGAGAAGGCTCTTGagaaccagaagaagaagacccGCATGGGCGGCCAGAGTCttgagctgaagaaggctAAGATTGAGCAGGAGATGATTGAGAAGGTCCTGGCCTGGCTACAAGACGGCAAGGAGGTCCGCAAGGGCAACTGGTCCCCCAAGGAG ATTGAGGTCATCAaccctctcttcttgctgacGGCCAAGCCCGTCGTGTATCTTGTCAACTTGTCTGAGAAGGACTACAtcagaaagaagaacaagtaCCTCCCCAAGGTCGCTGAGTGGATCAAGGAGCACGCCGAGGGCGACCCCATCATTCCCATCTCCGTCTCTTTCGAGGAGCGTCTGACTCGCTACGAgactgaggaggaggccaaggaggagcagAAGAACGTTGGCGCCGAGTCTGCCCTGCCCAAGCTGATTGTCCAGATGCGCAAGGCGCTCCAGCtgggcagcttcttcacAACGGGAGCCGACGAGGTCCGCCAGTGGACTATCCGCAACGGCACCAAGGCTCCCCAGGCTGCCGGTGTTATCCACACCGACTTTGAGAAGACTTTTATCCAGGCTATTGTCTACAACTTTAGCGTTATCAAGGAGCTTGGTGATGAAGCCGaggtcaaggccaagggcaagGTCATGACCAAGGGTAAGGACTACGTAGTGGAGGATGGTGACATTATGCTCATCAAGGCCGGTGCTGCTAAGAGCTAA
- a CDS encoding uncharacterized protein (EggNog:ENOG41): MSALAADVSFDFTFPSPSPSLEDPATPPMDTLPVMEYSLDHFPSSLLELPYGSHNRHVRSTSRASSVYSAISAVDSIAESACSRFTTPPRASPPVRQHGPLLLPKIRSQDQQLDQSHIARAAHSRSNSIRSAASARARMVHQQSTPPPPASKPIRTSHSRSYTNPETLANMAFAHISPFTTPPPPPQTHDEAAAAPVFPSSLLASPPTFAQDLPPPRRTSTIDTATIDKYGYPTYRQMPFVPTTTAAASQSDYLFSSYLPRAPSPLALAATATPDSEPSTTLMQHLACANPAASLVRTISFPLRDPSIKHFWWDVRSVSSWSSFNASTVLSLPGASALLNSPVPASLLQTPAFSSRHPETEAALHSIYASYYLPKLNSALAMSSNRPLQLSVPAKTASGVNDLIFVANPIGESSTAAAIFGGKPTGRVVGLVRSFDRFNTGMRAEGNIKRVDYLRGLAALHYAMREHGCRYGFILTEIELVLVRAGTESTPFFGDLEITSVQLNAAASEAELDSSDSVPLTACLALWGLCQLAGDQTPAGHAHWKAEIGAPADGTRRKAKARDNWIPKPQLAEKREAKRSRGWVWPEDPIGRKEMGKRGVKYGGLC; this comes from the exons ATGTCAGC TCTGGCAGCCGACGTCTCCTTCGACTTCACCttcccctctccctccccctccctcgAGGATCCCGCAACCCCTCCCATGGACACCCTGCCCGTCATGGAATACAGCCTCGACCACTTCCCCTCCAGCCTCCTGGAGCTCCCATACGGCTCCCACAACCGCCACGTCCGATCGACATCCCGCGCCTCCTCCGTCTACTCCGCCATCTCGGCTGTAGACTCAATAGCAGAGTCGGCATGCTCCCGCTTCACCACGCCTCCCCGCGCCAGCCCCCCCGTTCGCCAGCATGgccctctgctgctgcccaagaTCCGCTCCCAGGACCAGCAGCTGGATCAATCCCACATCGCCCGCGCGGCACACTCTCGCTCCAACTCCATTCgctctgctgcctctgccagGGCCAGGATGGTTCACCAGCAGTCCACGCCCCCTCCGCCGGCCTCCAAGCCCATCCGCACAAGCCACTCCCGGAGCTACACCAACCCTGAGACCCTCGCCAACATGGCTTTTGCTCACATCTCGCCCTTCAccacgcctcctcctcctcctcagacacatgatgaggctgctgctgctccggTCTTCCCCTCATCGCTGCTTGCTTCGCCGCCAACTTTCGCCCAGGACCTGCCGCCGCCTCGTCGAACCAGCACCATTGACACCGCCACCATTGACAAGTATGGCTATCCGACGTATCGACAGATGCCTTTTGTGcccaccaccactgctgctgcttcacaGTCAGACTACTTGTTCTCGTCATATCTCCCCCGTGCTCCATCACCACTGGCTCTCGCCGCCACTGCCACTCCCGACTCAGAGCCATCAACCACTCTCATGCAGCACCTGGCTTGCGCCAACCCTGCCGCATCTCTCGTCCGGACCATCTCCTTCCCCCTCCGCGACCCTTCCATCAAGCACTTCTGGTGGGATGTCCGCAGCGTCTCCTCGTGGTCAAGCTTCAACGCCTCAACCGTCCTGTCTCTTCCAGGGGCATCCGCTCTGCTCAACTCGCCAGTGCCCGCCTCCCTCCTGCAAACACCAGCCTTCTCCTCTCGCCATCCCGAGACCGAGGCCGCTCTCCACAGCATCTACGCCTCATACTATCTCCCCAAGCTCAACTCCGCACTGGCCATGTCGTCCAACCGCCCTCTGCAGCTCTCCGTCCCAGCCAAGACGGCATCCGGCGTCAACgacctcatcttcgtcgcaAACCCCATCGGCGAGTCGTCCACCGCGGCCGCCATCTTCGGCGGCAAGCCCACCGGCCGGGTCGTCGGCCTCGTGCGCAGCTTCGACCGCTTCAACACCGGCATGCGCGCTGAAGGCAACATCAAGCGCGTCGACTACCTCCGCGGCCTCGCCGCCCTGCACTACGCCATGCGCGAGCACGGCTGCCGCTACGGCTTCATCCTCACCGAGATCgagctcgtcctcgtccGCGCCGGCACAGAGTCCACCCCGTTCTTTGGCGACTTGGAAATCACTTCCGTCCAGCTCAACGCCGCTGCGTCTGAAGCCGAGCTAGACTCCTCAGACAGCGTGCCCCTGACGGCCTGTCTGGCTCTCTGGGGCCTGTGCCAGCTCGCTGGTGATCAGACGCCCGCGGGCCACGCCCACTGGAAGGCTGAGATTGGCGCTCCTGCCGATGGCACCAGGCGAAAGGCCAAGGCTCGGGACAACTGGATTCCCAAGCCGCAGCTGGCGGAGAAGCGCGAGGCCAAGAGGAGCCGAGGCTGGGTGTGGCCCGAGGATCCCATCGGGAGGAAGGAGATGGGCAAGAGGGGCGTCAAGTATGGTGGATTGtgttga